A section of the Paramisgurnus dabryanus chromosome 4, PD_genome_1.1, whole genome shotgun sequence genome encodes:
- the LOC135760449 gene encoding uncharacterized protein isoform X6, translated as MQIYTGERPYSCDQCGKTFTRKFNLDVHTRIHTGEKPYRCDQCGKSFTHKSRLDVHTRIHTGEKPYSCDQCEQSFPQKFSLNAHKLIHAKEKPYGCNKCGKSFTCKSRLDSHTRIHTGERPYRCDQCGKSFTCKSMLDVHRRIHTGEKPYKCNQCGKTFTRKSNLDVHTRIHTGEKPYRCDQCEKSFTHKSRLDVHTRIHTREKPYSCDQCKQSFTQKSSLNAHKMIHTEEKPYGCNKCGKSFTCKSKLNIHTRIHTGEKPYSCDQCGKSFTRKSRLDVHRRIHTGEKPYRCEQCSKSFTQRTGLNSHRRIHTVEHSHNRSSGQLLLRRPGSNKGSVSCSRAPQSLDPTTLG; from the coding sequence ATGCAAATTTACACTGGAGAAAGACCTTACAGTTGTGACCAGTGTGGAAAGACCTTCACTCGTAAGTTCAACCTTGATGTGCACacaagaattcacactggagaaaaaccttataGATGTGACCAGTGTGGAAAGAGCTTTACTCACAAGTCCAGACTTGATGTGCACacaagaattcacactggagaaaagcctTACAGTTGTGACCAGTGTGAACAGAGCTTCCCTCAAAAGTTCAGCCTTAACGCGCACAAGTTGATTCACGCTAAAGAAAAGCCTTATGGATGTAACAAGTGTGGAAAGAGCTTCACTTGTAAGTCCAGGCTTGATTCTCACacaagaattcacactggagaaaggCCTTACAGATGTGACcagtgtggaaagagcttcACTTGTAAGTCGATGCTTGATGTGCACaggagaattcacactggagaaaagcctTACAAATGTAACCAGTGTGGAAAGACCTTCACTCGTAAGTCCAACCTTGATGTGCACacaagaattcacactggagaaaaaccttataGATGTGACCAGTGTGAAAAGAGCTTTACTCACAAGTCCAGACTTGATGTGCATACACGAATTCATACTAGAGAAAAGCCTTACAGTTGTGACCAGTGTAAACAGAGCTTCACTCAAAAGTCCAGCCTTAACGCGCACAAGATGATTCACACTGAAGAAAAGCCTTATGGATGTAACAAGTGTGGAAAGAGCTTCACTTGTAAGTCCAAGCTTAATATTCACacaagaattcacactggagaaaagccttacagttgtgaccagtgtggaaagagcttcACTCGTAAGTCGAGGCTTGATGTGCACaggagaattcacactggagaaaagcctTACAGATGTGAGCAGTGCAGTAAGAGCTTTACTCAAAGAACTGGGCTTAATTCGCACAGGAGAATTCACACCGTGGAACATTCACACAACCGGAGCAGTGGACAGCTATTACTGCGGCGCCCAGGAAGCAACAAGGGATCAgtgtcttgctcaagggcacctcaGAGCCTCGATCCGACAACTCTTGGGTAA